The following is a genomic window from Desulfofarcimen acetoxidans DSM 771.
AATATTATTAAGTTATGAACTTAGTTTTATAGTGAAAGCAAAAGGAGGGTTGGAGTTAGAATTCATAAAAGGAGGGTTTGTATTTTGAAACTAAAAAGAGGCATAGTCTTCTTTCTCATGTTGGGGTTACTGTTAATGCTGCCAGTTCCAGCCATGGCTACCCCAAAAGTTATATTGGATGGCAATCAGCTATCATTTGATGTATCACCTACAATTGAAAACGACAGAACTTTGGTACCACTTAGAACAATATTTGAAGCCCTTGGCGCAGATGTTAATTGGAATGGGACAACCCAAACCGTGACCGCAACTAAGGATAATGTTGAGGTAAAACTGCAAATTGGGGTAAAAACTGCTTATAAGAATGGCTCTCCTGTTACCCTTGACGTACCGGCTAAGATTATGAATGATAGGACAGTAGTACCGCTACGCTT
Proteins encoded in this region:
- a CDS encoding copper amine oxidase N-terminal domain-containing protein, yielding MKLKRGIVFFLMLGLLLMLPVPAMATPKVILDGNQLSFDVSPTIENDRTLVPLRTIFEALGADVNWNGTTQTVTATKDNVEVKLQIGVKTAYKNGSPVTLDVPAKIMNDRTVVPLRFVSEAFGSNVAWDASTQTITITSITAVPAVTGQIKVTPQSQSQQELSVTQGQFVGSTESNKYHSPDCRYVEKIAPENKIWFKDAVDAEAHEYVPCGVCKP